From Oryza brachyantha chromosome 9, ObraRS2, whole genome shotgun sequence, a single genomic window includes:
- the LOC102706875 gene encoding heat stress transcription factor B-1, with the protein MAAVARQQQKGGGGRGGGGGGGGPAPFLTKTHQMVEEHATDEVISWGKEGRSFVVWKPVEFARDLLPLHFKHCNFSSFVRQLNTYGFRKVVPDRWEFANGNFRRGEQGLLSGIRRRKATTPQSSKSCGSGVNVAFPPPLPPLPPAPSGTTSSGNDRSSSSASSPPRADITSENEQLRKDNRTLTTELARARRQCEELLGFLSRFLDVRQLDLRLLMQEDMRAVAAAGGGEQPEQEHSRDDDKCVKLFGVLLDDTHGAATRKRARARCEEAAASERPIKMIRIGEPWVSVPSSGPARCGGDN; encoded by the exons atggcggcggtggcgaggcagcagcagaagggcggcggggggaggggaggcggcggcggcggcggcgggccggcgCCGTTCCTGACGAAGACGCACCAGATGGTGGAGGAGCACGCGACGGACGAGGTGATCTCGTGGGGGAAGGAAGGGCGGTCGTTCGTGGTGTGGAAGCCGGTGGAGTTCGCCCGCGACCTCCTCCCGCTCCACTTCAAGCACTGCAACTTCTCCTCCTTCGTCCGTCAGCTCAACACCTAC GGTTTCCGCAAGGTTGTGCCGGATCGGTGGGAGTTCGCGAACGGCAACTTCCGGCGAGGCGAGCAAGGCCTCCTCTCCGgcatccgccgccgcaagGCGACGACGCCTCAGTCCTCCAAATCCTGCGGCAGCGGCGTCAACGTCGCGttccctccgccgctgcctcctctGCCCCCGGCGCCGTCGGGGACAACGTCCAGCGGCAACGACCgcagctcctcctcggcgtcctcgccgccgcgggcggaCATCACCAGCGAGAACGAGCAGCTCAGGAAGGACAACCGCACGCTGACGACGGAgctggcgcgggcgcggcggcagtGCGAGGAGCTCCTGGGCTTCCTGTCGCGCTTCCTCGACGTCCGCCAGCTCGACCTCCGGCTGCTGATGCAGGAAGACATGCgagcggtggcggccgccggcggcggcgagcagccaGAGCAAGAGCACTcccgcgacgacgacaagTGCGTGAAGCTGTTCGGCGTGCTCCTCGACGACACCCATGGCGCCGCCACGAGGAagagggcgcgggcgcggtgcGAGGAGGCAGCGGCCAGCGAGCGGCCGATCAAGATGATCAGGATCGGCGAACCCTGGGTCAGCGTGCCGTCCTCGGGGCCGGCGCGGTGTGGCGGCGACAACTGA
- the LOC102712386 gene encoding abscisic acid 8'-hydroxylase 3: MAASFAILVCFFVSLAFLSYVHYASRQRRKGHEKAAVRLPPGSMGWPYIGETLQLYSQDPNVFFASKQKRYGDIFKTHILGCPCVMLASPDAARFVLVTQSHLFRPTYPRSKERMIGPWALFFHQGDYHLRLRKLVQGPLGPDALRALVPDVEAAVRSTLASWDGNVASTFHAMKRLSFDVGIVTIFGGRLDERRKAELRQNYSVVEKGYNSFPNSFPGTLYYKAIQARRRLHGVLSDIMRERRARGEPGGDLLGCLMQSRAGGDDGALLTDEQVADNVIGVLFAAQDTTASVLTWIVKYLHDHPKLLEAVRAEQAAIRAANDGGRLPLTWAQTRSMVLTHRVILESLRMASIISFTFREAVADVEYKGFLIPKGWKVMPLFRNIHHNPDYFQDPQKFNPSRFKVSPRPNTFTPFGNGVHACPGNELAKLEMLVLIHHLVTGYRWEIVGSSDEVQYSPFPVPKHGLLAKLWRDDSVSVDTDGCQNGDDDDNGVAIV, translated from the exons ATGGCAGCCTCCTTCGCCATCCTCGTCTGCTTCTTCGTTTCTCTAGCTTTCCTGTCCTATGTCCACTACGCGAGCCGGCAGAGGAGGAAAGGCCATGAGAAGGCCGCCGTCAGGTTGCCTCCGGGCTCCATGGGCTGGCCGTACATCGGCGAGACCCTTCAGCTCTATTCCCAAGACCCCAACGTCTTCTTCGCCTCCAAACAGAAGAG GTACGGTGACATCTTCAAGACGCACATTCTGGGTTGCCCCTGCGTGATGCTGGCGAGCCCCGACGCGGCGAGGTTCGTGCTGGTGACGCAGTCGCACCTGTTCAGGCCGACGTACCCGCGAAGCAAGGAGCGCATGATCGGGCCGTGGGCGCTCTTCTTCCACCAGGGCGACTACCACCTCCGCCTTCGCAAGCTCGTCCAGGGCCCTCTCGGCCCCGACGCCCTGCGCGCGCTCGTGCCGGACGTCGAGGCCGCCGTTCGCTCCACGCTCGCCTCCTGGGACGGCAACGTCGCCAGCACCTTCCACGCCATGAAGAGG CTCTCGTTCGATGTCGGCATCGTGACCATCTTCGGCGGGCGGCTGGACGAGCGGCGGAAGGCGGAGCTGAGGCAGAACTACTCCGTCGTGGAGAAGGGCTACAACTCCTTCCCTAACAGCTTCCCCGGGACGCTCTACTACAAGGCGATCCAG gcgaggcggcggctgcacGGCGTGCTGAGCGACATCatgcgggagcggcgggcgcggggcgAGCCGGGTGGCGACCTCCTCGGCTGCCTCATGCAgtcgcgggcgggcggcgacgacggcgcgctcCTCACCGACGAGCAGGTCGCCGACAACGTCATCGGCGTGCTGTTCGCGGCGCAGGACACGACGGCCAGCGTGCTCACCTGGATCGTCAAGTACCTCCACGACCACCCCAAGCTGCTCGAGGCCGTCAGGGCGGAGCAGGCGGCGATCCGCGCCGCCAACGACGGCGGCAGGCTGCCGCTGACGTGGGCGCAGACGCGGAGCATGGTGCTAACCCACAGG GTGATTTTGGAGAGCTTAAGGATGGCCAGCATCATCTCGTTCACATTCAGGGAGGCCGTGGCTGACGTGGAGTACAAAG GGTTCCTTATCCCCAAGGGATGGAAGGTGATGCCGCTCTTCAGGAACATCCATCACAACCCGGACTACTTCCAGGATCCACAGAAGTTCAACCCTTCTAGATTCAAG GTGTCGCCGAGGCCGAACACCTTCACGCCATTTGGGAACGGAGTGCACGCGTGCCCCGGGAACGAACTGGCCAAGCTCGAGATGCTCGTCCTCATCCACCACCTCGTCACCGGCTAcag GTGGGAGATCGTTGGATCCAGCGACGAGGTTCAGTACAGCCCATTCCCAGTGCCCAAGCATGGCCTGCTCGCGAAATTATGGAGGGATGATAGCGTCAGTGTGGATACAGATGGTTGCCAGAATGGCGATGATGACGACAATGGCGTAGCAATAGTTTGA